CGCGCAGATGGGCAAGGACGGCTGGCTGACGCTGTCGTGGCCCAAGGAGTTCGGCGGCCAGGCCCGCCCTCCCATCGACGGGCTGATCTTCAACGACGAGGCGGCCATCGCCAACGTCCCGGTTCCGTTCCTCACCATCAACAGCGTCGCGCCGACGATCATGGCGTTCGGCACCGAGGAGCAGAAGAACTTCTTCCTGCCGAAGATCGCCTCGGGCGATCTGCACTTCTCGATCGGTTACTCCGAACCCGGTGCCGGCACGGATCTGGCCGCCCTGCGCACCACCGCGGTGCGCGACGGCGATGACTACGTGATCAACGGTCAGAAGATGTGGACCAGCCTGATCGCCTATGCGGATTACGTGTGGCTGGCGGTGCGCACCAATCCGGAAGCCAAGAAGCACCGGGGTATCTCGATGCTGATCGTGCCGACCACCGCCGACGGCTTCTCCTGGACGCCGGTGCACACGATGTCCGGTGTGGACACCAGCGCCACCTACTACCAGGACGTCCGGGTGCCGGTGTCGAGTCTGGTCGGCGAGGAGAACGCCGGCTGGAAGCTGGTCACCAACCAGCTCAACCACGAGCGGGTCGCGCTGGTGTCGGCGCAGCCGATCTTCACCGCACTCGACGGTGTCCGCGAATGGGCGCAGAACACCAAGGACCCGCACGGCCGACGGCTCATCGACTCGGAGTGGGTGCAGCTCAACCTGGCCCGGGTGCACGCCAAGGCCGAGGTGCTCAAGTTGATCAACTGGGAGCTGGCCTCCACCGAGGCCGCGCCGTCGCCCGCCGACGCGTCGGCGGCCAAGGTGTTCGGCACCGAGTTGGCCACCGAGGCCTACCGCCTGCTGATGGAGGTGCTGGGCACCGCGGCCACGTTGCGGCCCGGCTCCCTCGGTGCGCTGCTGCGCGGCCGCGTCGAACGCATGCACCGGTCCTGCCTCATCCTCACCTTCGGCGGCGGCACCAACGAGATCCAGCGCGACATCATCGGCATGGTCGCGCTCGGCCTGCCCCGGGTCAATCGGTAGGGAGCGGAGATTTCACATGGACTTTTCAACACCTGAAGCCGCCGACGATCTCGGCGGCCTGGTTCGCACGATCACCGACTCGGTGTGCACACCCGAGCACCAGCGTGAACTCGACGGTTTCGAGCACCGCTTCGACCGCGAACTGTGGCGCAAGCTGGTCGACGCCGACGTGCTGTCCACGACAGCCCCGGAAGCGCTGGGCGGCGGAGGGTTCGGTGTTCTCGAAGAGGTGGCCGTCCTCGTGGCACTGGGCCGTCAGCTCGCCGCGGTGCCGTATCTGGAGTCGGTGGTGCTCGGCGCGGGCGCCATGGCCGCCTTCGATTCGGCTCAGCTGCACCAGGATTGGGCCGCCCCGGCCGTCACGGGCGAGAAAATGCTGACCGTCGCGCTCGACGGTGAGATGGGGCAGGGTCCGGTCCAGGCTCAGGCGAACGGATCGGGCTACCGGTTGACGGGCTCCCGCACGCTGGTCCCCTACGGGCCGGTGGCCGACGCGTTCCTGGTGCCCGCCGAAGCCGAGGGCGCGATGCGGGTCTTCCTGGTCGCCGCCGGTGATCCCGGTGTGGCGGTGAGCGCGCTGGACACGACGGGCCACGGCAGCATCGGACACCTGGAGTTGTCCGGTGTCGAACTCGACGCCGCGCGCGTGGTCGGCGACGCCGAGGTGTTGGCCTGGTTGACCGTTCGTCAGCACCTCGGCCGCGCGGCATTCCAACTCGGGGTGCTGGAGCGGGCGCTGGAGCTCACCGCCACGTATGCCCGTGAGCGCGAACAGTTCGACCGGCCCATCGGCAGCTTCCAGGCCGTCTCGGCACGCCTCGCGGACGGGTACATCGACGTCAAGGGCCTACGGCTGACGTTGACGCAGGCGGCCTGGCGCGTCTCGGAAGGTCTGCCCGCCGACATCGACGTCGCGAGCGCGGCGTTCTGGGCGGCAGACGCCGGCCACCGCGTCGCGCACACCGCAGTACACGTGCACGGCGGTGTCGGCATCGACACCGACCACCCGATCCACCGGTACTTCCTGGCGGCCAAACAGACCGAGTTCGCGGTCGGCGGCGCGACGGGTCAACTGCTGCGCATCGGCCGCGAACTGGCCGACACCCCGGTGTGACAGTGGGTTCGGACCCCACCGTCGCAAATCTGTTGGCGCCGTTGGTCGACGTCGACGACCGCGGCGTGTACGCCGCCGGGGAGTTCGTCAGCTGGCGCGAGCACATCCGGGACGCAGCGGCCCTGGCCGCGGCGCTGCGGGCGCGACTGACGCCGGACAAACCGCCGCATGTCGGTGTGCTGCTCGGCAACACCCCGTTCTTCTCCAGCGTCCTGGTTGCGGCCGCGCTCGCGGGCCTGGTGCCGGTGGGGCTGAACCCGACGCGGCGGGGTGCGGCGCTGGCGCGTGACATCGCCCGCGCGGACTGCCAGGTGGTGCTCGCCGACGAGGGCGCCCACGTGCCCGACGGAGTCGACTTCATCGACGTCGAATCGTCGCAGTGGCGAACCGAATTGGCCGCCCACCGCGACGCCCCGGTGGAGTTCGGGGCCCCGGGCCCCGATGACCTCTTCATGCTGATCTTCACCTCCGGCACGAGCGGTGAGCCCAAGGCCGTCCGGGTGACCCACGAGAAGGTGGCGTTCCCCGGTCGCATGCTGGCCGACCGGTTCGGCCTGGGTCCGTCGGACACCTGCTACCTGTCCATGCCGCTGTTCCATTCGAACGCCGTGATGGCCGGATGGGCGGTGGGGGTGGCCGCCGGCGGTTCGTTGGCGTTGCGCCGCAAGTTCTCCGCGTCCCAGTTCATCCCCGATGTCCGCCGCTACGGCGCCACCTACGCCAACTACGTGGGCAAGCCGCTGTCCTACATCCTGGCCACACCGCCGCGCACCGACGACGCCGACAATCCGCTGAAGATCCTGTACGGCAACGAGGGTACGCCACGCGACCTCGACCGGTTCGCGCGCCGGTTCGGCGTCACCGTCGTCGACGGCTTCGGATCGACCGAGGGTGGGGTGGCGATCGCCCGGACGCCCGGCACCCCCGAGGGGTCCCTCGGTCCGCTCACCGGTGACGTCGCGATCGTCGACGTCGACACCGGCGAACTTTGCGCACCGGGGCAGGTCGGCGAACTGGTCAACCCGAACGGCCGCGGGCAATTCCGCGGCTACTACAACGACGAGGCCGCCGAGGCCGAGCGGATGGCGGGCGGGATGTACCACACCGGCGACCTGGCCTACCGTGACGAGAACGGCTTCATCTACTTCGCGGGCCGTCTCGGTGACTGGATGCGGGTGGACGGAGAGAACCTCGGGACCGCGCCCATCGAAAGGATTCTGCTGCGGCACAACGACATCACCGAGGTGGCCGTCTACCCCGTCCCCGATCCGGCGGTGGGTGACCGGGTGATGGCTGCGCTCGTGCTCGCACCCGGGGCGGAATTCGACCTCGAGAAGTTCCAGGCCTTCCTCGCCGAGCAGTCCGATCTCGGGCCCAAGCAGTGGCCGTCATACGTCCGGGTCAGCGACGCCCTCCCGCGCACCGAGACGTTCAAGGTGCTCAAGCGGCACCTGTCGGCAGAAGGCACCGACTGCGCGGATCCGGTGTTCGAGATCAGGCGCTGACCTCAGCAGTCAGGGCTAGCGTCGGATCATGGTCTATCGGGAGGCGTCTGCACCGGAGCGGTTGCGCGGGCTGGCGGAGTGTCTGTGGACGGTGCGCGGGCCACGCCGGTCACGGATTCTGCCCGACGGCTGCATGGACCTGATCGACATGGACGGTGTGGTACTCGTGGCCGGACCCGACACCGAAGCCTTCGACAGCGAACAGCACTGTGAGGTCGTGCGCGGCATCCGGTTCCGGCCCGGGGTCCTGCCGCGGCTACTCGGCGTACCCGCCGCCGAAGTGCGCAACCACCGCGTCGCGCTGCGGGACCTGCGCCCCGACGCAACCGGGGACACCGCGCTGGAAGCCACCACCGGCCTATTGGCCGGCGCTCCGTCCCGCGAGGCCGCGCCGTGGCCGTTGGCGCAACTGCACGAGGTGACCGCCCGGCTGGCCGGTGGCGCGGAGGTCGGCGCGTTGGCCGACGAGCTGGGCTGGTCGGCGCGCACGGTGCAGCGACAGTGCACCGCCGCCTACGGGTACGGCCCGTCGATGGTGCGCCGGGTACTGCGATTCCGGCGCGCGGTCGGCATGGTGCGGGCCGGCACGGCGGTAGCCGACGCGGCGGCCCGGGCCGGCTATGCCGACCAGCCTCACCTCTACCGCGACGTCCGCGAGTTCGCCGGTGTGCCGCTGGGTCAGCTCTGCAGCGGCGCGAACAAATCCACCGAGGTGCCGTCGGGGTCGGTGACCGTCGCGTAGCGCTGTCCCCATGGCGCGTCGAACGGCTTCAGAATCCCGGGATGTCCTGCCGCGACGAGACTTTCGAACAGCGCGTCGACCTGCTCCGGTGCGGTCACGCCGAACGCGATCGCCAACCGGCCGGGTGCGTCCGGCGGCGTCCAGCCGGGGTGCATCCCGGCGATGACCTCTTCGGTGTCGAAGGCCAACCGGTTGCCGCCCGGGAGCGCGACCTCGACATGCGGACCTTCGGCCGCGGGCACCGTCAGCCCGAGTAACCGATAGAACGCCAGTGACCGTTCGATGTCCTTCGCGACGATCTCGATGACCGTCGACGTCACCTGCATGTCCATGGCACCGACGCTATTCGCCCCATCGTCGGGTGTCGTGGACGAATCGGACAGGAGCCGCCGACGGGTCAACCATCGCCGGCCGCGTCGGCTTCGCCGCCGGGCGGCGCCGGTAGCGCCAACTGTTCTCGTAGGTAGCGCCAGGCCACCGCGATCAACGCGGCCGCCGGTGCCGCGAGCAACGCACCGACGACACCGGCAAGCTGTCCGCCGACGACCACCCCCAGCAGAATCACCGTGGGATGCAGATGCAGACCCTTGCCCTGCAGGAGCGGCTGGAAAACGTTGCCCTCCAGTTGCTGCACCACCAGGATGATCGCCAGCACGATCAGCGCGGCAGTGAACCCGTTGCTGACCAGCGCGATCAGCACGGCCACGGCGCCGGCGAACAACGCGCCGATGATGGGGACGAACGCCGCGACGAAGGTGAGCACGGTCAGCGGTAGCACCAGCGGCACCCCAACGATGAGCAGTCCGGCACCGATGAACACCGCGTCGATCAGCCCGACCACCGCCTGAGACCGCACGAAGGAACCGAGCACGTCGTATCCCCGTGACATGAGCTCGGGGACGTGCACCGCCGCGTTGCCGGGCAGTTGGTCACGAAGCCATGGCAGGAAACGGGGACCGTCCTTGAGGTAGAAGAACAGCAAGACCACGCTCAGCAGCGCTGTCACGATGCCGCTGATCACGGTTCCCACGCCGCCGGCAACCGCGCCGGCGATGTCGGTTGCGGAATTCTTGATCTCGTTCACCGCGCCGTCGATTGCCCGGCCGAATTGATCGTCGTGCAGGTTGAGCGGCGGTCCCTGCACCCATTGCCGAAGCGATTCCACACCCCGGGCCACCCCGTCGGCGACCTGGCCGGACTGCGAGGCGACGGGGATGACGATCAGCGCGGCTATCCCCACCAGGAGCACGACGAACGTCACGGTCACCGCTCCCGCCGCAGCCAGGGCCGGCCAGCCGCGCCGACGGAGGAACCGGGCCACCGGCCACGTCAGGGTGCTCAGCAGAAGCGCGAGGATGATCGGCCACACGGCCACCCAGACTTTTCCGACGAGCCACAGCGTCACCGCAGCCGCGACAGCCACCACCAGCGCCCACGTAGAGAACCGGGCCGCATCCCGCAGCGCCGCCCGCGCTCGGCGAGGATCCATCACGGTCGCGCGGCCCACGGTCTGGACGTCACCCAAGTCAGTAGCACCGTCACATGATCGCAAACCGTGGGAACCGCTTGAAGAGTCGACCTAATGGGTAGTAGGGCTTAGTAAGTCGTTGCGAAGCAACGAGCTGACCAGGAATGGAGTAGTCGCCATGACCGATAGTCGGGTTCCGCGTCGTTTCCGTGTCGCGGCAGGGATAGCCGCTGGTATCGCTGTCGGCACGCTGACCGTGGCGTGCGGCGGAGGTGAAAGCGGTTCCGAATCGTCGACCTCGAGCACGACTCCCACCACCAGCGTGACCACCGCGCCGACCACGGCGCCGACGTCGCCCGCGGCACCGCCGGCCGGCACCGGGGCGCCGGGGGCGGGTGCCGGACCGGGTGGAGCTACCGCAGGTGTGCCGGGTGCCGGAGCGGGTGCCGGACCGGGCGGAGCCTCCGCAGGCGTGCCGGGTGCCGGCGCGGAGGCCGGACCGGGCGGAGCCTCCGCAGGCGTGCCGGGTGCCGGCGCGGAGGCCGGACCGGGTGGAGCGTCCGTAGGCGTGCCGGGTGCCGGCGCGGAGGCCGGCCCTGATGGCGCCGGCGCCTGCGCCGGTGGCATCTGCGTCGGGACGGGTGGCTAGCCACCCCGCCTGACCCACGGGTCCGAGACAGTAGCCGTGCGCCGTTCTCGCGGCGCACGGCTACTGTCGACTGGGAAACGTCTGAGGCTGGCTAGCGGCTCGCGGAGGTAGGCATGGACGTCCCAACCTGGGTGTGGGGATTGACGATCGCCGGCATCGTCGGGCTCTTGGCGTTCGACTTCTTCTTCCACGTCCGCAAGGCACACGTCCCGACGCTGAAAGAGGCGGCGGTGTGGTCGGCCCTCTATGTCGGCATCGCGGTGCTGTTCGGCGTCGGCGTCCTGGTTTTCGGGGGATCCGAAGCGGGGTCGGAGTACTTCGCCGGCTACGTCACCGAGAAGGCGCTGTCGGTCGACAACCTCTTCGTCTTCCTCATCATCATGGCGAGCTTCCGTGTGCCCCGCGAGGACCAACAGAAGGTGCTGCTGTTCGGCATCGTCTTCGCCCTGATCGCCCGCACCGGCTTCATCTTCCTCGGCGCCGCGCTCATCAACACGTTCGCGTGGATCTTCTACCTGTTCGGGCTCATCCTGCTCCTCACCGCGGGCAACATGCTCAAGCCCGAAGGCGGTGAGGACTCCCACAAAGCCGACAACTTCGTCATCCGCATCGCCAAGAAAGTCCTGCCCGCCACCGATCACTACGACGGCGACAAGCTGTTCACGATGCAGGACGGCAAGCGGGTGATGACGCCGATGCTGTTGGTCATGGTCGCCATCGGGGGCACCGACATCCTCTTCGCCCTCGACTCGATCCCGGCAATCTTCGGTCTCACCCAGGACGTGTTCATCGTCTTCACGGCGACGGCGTTCTCGCTGCTGGGACTGCGGCAGCTCTACTTCCTCATCGACGGCCTGCTCGACCGGCTCATCTACCTCGCCTACGGCCTGGCCGCGATCCTCGGTTTCATCGGCGTGAAGCTGATCCTGCATGCGTTGCACGAGAACAACGTGCCGTTCATCAACGACGGCGAGCCGGTGCCGGTGGTCGAGGTCAGCACCAGCCTGTCACTGTCGGTGATCGTCGGCGTGCTCGTGGTCACCGTCGCCGCCTCCCTGTTCAGTCGAAAAGGCAGGGCCCAGACCGCGATCAACAACGCCCGGCGCCACGCCACGGCCTACCTCGATTCGGAATACACCCGCGACGCCGCCGAACGTGAACGCATCTTCGGCAAGCTGCTCCAGGAACGGGATCAGATCCTCGCGCTCGGCCCGAAGTACCGGCAGATGGTGCGCGACGAACCGGCGCTGATGGAATTGCTCGACCGCGCCGCCGACAAGCACGACGAAGCCGTCGACCGAGGCCAGGCCGAGCCGTTCACCCCGAAGGGCCTGACCTAGTGATCAGCCCTCGCGGATGCCGTCCAGCCGCTTCGACGCCTCCTCGAAACCGTCGACCAGTTCGGCGATGATGTCGGTGACGGGGCGGATCTCGTTCATCCGGCCGACGATCTGACCGACGGGCATCGACACCGTGTCCGGGTTGTCCGATTCGTTCATCCGCTGATGCGCCTCGCTGACGAGGATGTTCTGCAGCGGCATCGGCAGCGGCTCCGGCGCTTCGGGGGCTTCCCAGGCCTCGGTCCACTTCGTCTTCAGCAGACGGGCCGGCTTGCCGGTGTAGATGCGGCGGCGCACGGTGTCGCTGGAGGTGGCGCGCAGCATCGCCTCCTGGATGGTCGACACCCCGCTCGGTTTGCGGTGTCCCAGATCGTATTCCGCGGCGGTCAGGAACGCCGACCCCATCCACACACCCGATGCGCCGAGCGCGAGCGCGGCGGCGACCTGGCGACCCGTGCCGATTCCGCCGGCCGCCAGCACCGGCGCCCTGCCGTCGAGCGCGTCGACGATCTCCGGCCACAGGACCATCGAGCCGATCTCACCGGTGTGCCCGCCGGCCTCATGGCCTTGGGCAACGACGATGTCGACGCCGTTGTCGACATGTCGTTGGGCGTGTTTGGCGCTGCCGGCCAGCGCCGCGACGGGCACCCCGGCCTCGTGCACCTGGTCGATGACGTCCTTGGGCGGGGAGCCCAGCGCGTTGGCGATCAGCTTGATCGGATGCTTGAGCGCGACCTCGACGTGGCTGCGGGCCACCGAGTGCAGCCAGCCCAGCACGCCTTCGTTGCGGGTCCCATCCTCGGGCAGCGGCGGCACCCCGAGGTCGGCGAGCGTCTTGTCGACGAAGTCGCGGTGGCTCTGCGGGATCAGTTTGTTGATGTCGACCGCGGTGCCCTCGGTGGGGATCTTCGCCGGCATCACGACATCCACGCCGTACGGCTTGCCGTCGGTGTTCTCGTCCATCCACTGCAGCGCGTTCTCGAGGTCGTCGGAGTCGTTGAACCGCACGCACCCCAGCACACCCATACCGCCGGCGCGGGTGACGGCGGCGGCCACCTTCTCCGACGGGGTGAAGACGAAGATGGGGTAGTCGATCCCGAAGCGGTCACACAGTTCGGTACGCATGATGATTACTTGGCTCCAACATGATTGGCGTGGGTCTCGTCCGCGGGACGGGACTCGGTGTGGGCTTTGGCCCAGCGGTAATCGGGCTTGCCGGCGGGGGTGCGCTGGATCTCGTCGGCCCACCAGATCTTGCGCGGCACCTTGTATCCCGCGATCTCGTTGCGGATGAACGTGTCGAGTTCGGCCAGTGACGGCGTGGCACCCTCGCGGCGCTGGACGACGGCCGCGACGCACTGGCCGTAGCGCTCGTCGGGAACTCCGACCACCAGCGCGTCGAAGACGTCCTGATGGCCCTTGAGGGCGCCCTCGACCTCTTCGGGGTAGATCTTCTCGCCGCCGCTGTTGATCGACTGCGAGCCGCGCCCGAGCATCGTCACACTGCCGTCCTCCTCGACGGTGGCGTAGTCACCGGGGATCGCGTAGCGCACACCGTTGATCGTGCGGAACGTCTCGGCGGTCTTCTTCTCGTCCTTGTAGTACCCGACCGGGATGTGGCCGGCTTTGGCGATCATCCCCCGCACACCGCTCCCGGGCGTGACGTGGTTGCCGTCGTCATCGATCACCGAGACGTTCTTGTCGATCGTCACGCGCGGACCGCCGGTGTGGGTCTGGCCCTTGGCCACCACGCTCGAGCCGCCGAATCCGGTCTCCGACGAGCCGATCGAGTCGGTGATGATCCGGTTGGGCAGCAGTTCGAGCAGTTGGTCTTTGAGGCTTGGCGAGAACAGCGCCGCGGTGCTCGCCAACAGGAACAGGCTCGACAGGTCGAACTCGTCACCGTGCTCCTGGTGGGCGATCAGCGCGTCGAGCAGCGGGCGGGCCATCGCGTCACCGGTGAAGAACAGCAGGTTCACCTTGTGCTTCGCGCAGGTGCGCCACACCTCCTCCGGGTCGAACTCCGGCACCAGCACGACGGTCTGCCCCGCGAACAGCGCCATCCAGGTGGCCGACTGCGTCGCGCCGTGGATCATCGGCGGGATCGGGTAGCGGATCATCGGGGCGTTCTCGGCGGCCTGCTTGGCCAACCCGTACTCGTCGGCGATCGGCTCACCGGTGGCGAAGTCGGTGCCGCCGAACAACACTCGGTAGATGTCCTCGTGGCGCCACATCACGCCCTTGGGGAAACCGGTGGTGCCGCCGGTGTAGAGCAGGTAGATGTCGTCCTCGCTGCGCGGGCCGAAGTCGCGTTCGGGCGAACCCTGCTCCAGCGCGGCGTAGAACTCGACACCGCCGTAGCCCGAGTGGTCCTCGCTGCTGCCGTCCTCGACCACCAGAACGGTCGTGACGGCCGGGGTCTCGGGCAGGACGTTGGCGACGCGGGGGCTGTACTGGCGCTCGTGGATCAACGCCACCATGTCGGAGTTCTCGAACAGGTACCGCAGTTCGCCCTCGACGTAGCGGAAGTTGATGTTGACCGCGATGGCACCGGCTTTGACGATGCCGACCATGGCGATCACGATCTCGATGCGGTTGCGGCAGTACAGGCCGACCTTGTCGTCCTTCTTGACGCCCTGGTCGATCAGGTAGTGCGCCAGGCGGTTGGCCCTCTCCTCCAGTTCGCCGTAGGTCAGCGTCTGGTCGCCGCTGATGAGGGCGACACGGTCAGGCACAGCGTCGACGGCGTGCTCGGCAAGATCCGCAATGTTCAGGGCCACGGACCCAAATTAGAACGTGTTACATTTCCTGACAAGTCTGTGGCATCGACGCTGGAAGGCGAACGGTCTGTGAGTGACGTAGAAAATACGGAAAAAGGCCCCGACGCACTGGTTGAGCAGCGCGGACACACGCTCCTCGTGACACTGAACCGGCCCGAGGCACGCAACGCACTTTCGACCGAGATGCTCTCGATCATGGTCGAGGCGTGGGACCGCGTCGACAGCGATCCGGAGATCCGTTCGTGCATCCTCACCGGGGCCGGTGGTTACTTCTGCGCCGGGATGGACCTCAAGGCCGCCACCGCCAAACCGCCGGGCGACTCGTTCAAGGACG
Above is a window of Mycolicibacterium baixiangningiae DNA encoding:
- a CDS encoding acyl-CoA synthetase, translating into MALNIADLAEHAVDAVPDRVALISGDQTLTYGELEERANRLAHYLIDQGVKKDDKVGLYCRNRIEIVIAMVGIVKAGAIAVNINFRYVEGELRYLFENSDMVALIHERQYSPRVANVLPETPAVTTVLVVEDGSSEDHSGYGGVEFYAALEQGSPERDFGPRSEDDIYLLYTGGTTGFPKGVMWRHEDIYRVLFGGTDFATGEPIADEYGLAKQAAENAPMIRYPIPPMIHGATQSATWMALFAGQTVVLVPEFDPEEVWRTCAKHKVNLLFFTGDAMARPLLDALIAHQEHGDEFDLSSLFLLASTAALFSPSLKDQLLELLPNRIITDSIGSSETGFGGSSVVAKGQTHTGGPRVTIDKNVSVIDDDGNHVTPGSGVRGMIAKAGHIPVGYYKDEKKTAETFRTINGVRYAIPGDYATVEEDGSVTMLGRGSQSINSGGEKIYPEEVEGALKGHQDVFDALVVGVPDERYGQCVAAVVQRREGATPSLAELDTFIRNEIAGYKVPRKIWWADEIQRTPAGKPDYRWAKAHTESRPADETHANHVGAK
- a CDS encoding helix-turn-helix domain-containing protein translates to MVYREASAPERLRGLAECLWTVRGPRRSRILPDGCMDLIDMDGVVLVAGPDTEAFDSEQHCEVVRGIRFRPGVLPRLLGVPAAEVRNHRVALRDLRPDATGDTALEATTGLLAGAPSREAAPWPLAQLHEVTARLAGGAEVGALADELGWSARTVQRQCTAAYGYGPSMVRRVLRFRRAVGMVRAGTAVADAAARAGYADQPHLYRDVREFAGVPLGQLCSGANKSTEVPSGSVTVA
- a CDS encoding acyl-CoA dehydrogenase family protein codes for the protein MDFSTPEAADDLGGLVRTITDSVCTPEHQRELDGFEHRFDRELWRKLVDADVLSTTAPEALGGGGFGVLEEVAVLVALGRQLAAVPYLESVVLGAGAMAAFDSAQLHQDWAAPAVTGEKMLTVALDGEMGQGPVQAQANGSGYRLTGSRTLVPYGPVADAFLVPAEAEGAMRVFLVAAGDPGVAVSALDTTGHGSIGHLELSGVELDAARVVGDAEVLAWLTVRQHLGRAAFQLGVLERALELTATYAREREQFDRPIGSFQAVSARLADGYIDVKGLRLTLTQAAWRVSEGLPADIDVASAAFWAADAGHRVAHTAVHVHGGVGIDTDHPIHRYFLAAKQTEFAVGGATGQLLRIGRELADTPV
- a CDS encoding VOC family protein, encoding MDMQVTSTVIEIVAKDIERSLAFYRLLGLTVPAAEGPHVEVALPGGNRLAFDTEEVIAGMHPGWTPPDAPGRLAIAFGVTAPEQVDALFESLVAAGHPGILKPFDAPWGQRYATVTDPDGTSVDLFAPLQS
- a CDS encoding NAD(P)H-dependent flavin oxidoreductase, with product MRTELCDRFGIDYPIFVFTPSEKVAAAVTRAGGMGVLGCVRFNDSDDLENALQWMDENTDGKPYGVDVVMPAKIPTEGTAVDINKLIPQSHRDFVDKTLADLGVPPLPEDGTRNEGVLGWLHSVARSHVEVALKHPIKLIANALGSPPKDVIDQVHEAGVPVAALAGSAKHAQRHVDNGVDIVVAQGHEAGGHTGEIGSMVLWPEIVDALDGRAPVLAAGGIGTGRQVAAALALGASGVWMGSAFLTAAEYDLGHRKPSGVSTIQEAMLRATSSDTVRRRIYTGKPARLLKTKWTEAWEAPEAPEPLPMPLQNILVSEAHQRMNESDNPDTVSMPVGQIVGRMNEIRPVTDIIAELVDGFEEASKRLDGIREG
- a CDS encoding acyl-CoA dehydrogenase family protein, yielding MRIGYNPEQEELRRELRSYFAELMTPERAEALASNDGEMGRGNVYRETVAQMGKDGWLTLSWPKEFGGQARPPIDGLIFNDEAAIANVPVPFLTINSVAPTIMAFGTEEQKNFFLPKIASGDLHFSIGYSEPGAGTDLAALRTTAVRDGDDYVINGQKMWTSLIAYADYVWLAVRTNPEAKKHRGISMLIVPTTADGFSWTPVHTMSGVDTSATYYQDVRVPVSSLVGEENAGWKLVTNQLNHERVALVSAQPIFTALDGVREWAQNTKDPHGRRLIDSEWVQLNLARVHAKAEVLKLINWELASTEAAPSPADASAAKVFGTELATEAYRLLMEVLGTAATLRPGSLGALLRGRVERMHRSCLILTFGGGTNEIQRDIIGMVALGLPRVNR
- a CDS encoding AI-2E family transporter; this translates as MGDVQTVGRATVMDPRRARAALRDAARFSTWALVVAVAAAVTLWLVGKVWVAVWPIILALLLSTLTWPVARFLRRRGWPALAAAGAVTVTFVVLLVGIAALIVIPVASQSGQVADGVARGVESLRQWVQGPPLNLHDDQFGRAIDGAVNEIKNSATDIAGAVAGGVGTVISGIVTALLSVVLLFFYLKDGPRFLPWLRDQLPGNAAVHVPELMSRGYDVLGSFVRSQAVVGLIDAVFIGAGLLIVGVPLVLPLTVLTFVAAFVPIIGALFAGAVAVLIALVSNGFTAALIVLAIILVVQQLEGNVFQPLLQGKGLHLHPTVILLGVVVGGQLAGVVGALLAAPAAALIAVAWRYLREQLALPAPPGGEADAAGDG
- the fadD17 gene encoding long-chain-fatty-acid--CoA ligase FadD17, which translates into the protein MTVGSDPTVANLLAPLVDVDDRGVYAAGEFVSWREHIRDAAALAAALRARLTPDKPPHVGVLLGNTPFFSSVLVAAALAGLVPVGLNPTRRGAALARDIARADCQVVLADEGAHVPDGVDFIDVESSQWRTELAAHRDAPVEFGAPGPDDLFMLIFTSGTSGEPKAVRVTHEKVAFPGRMLADRFGLGPSDTCYLSMPLFHSNAVMAGWAVGVAAGGSLALRRKFSASQFIPDVRRYGATYANYVGKPLSYILATPPRTDDADNPLKILYGNEGTPRDLDRFARRFGVTVVDGFGSTEGGVAIARTPGTPEGSLGPLTGDVAIVDVDTGELCAPGQVGELVNPNGRGQFRGYYNDEAAEAERMAGGMYHTGDLAYRDENGFIYFAGRLGDWMRVDGENLGTAPIERILLRHNDITEVAVYPVPDPAVGDRVMAALVLAPGAEFDLEKFQAFLAEQSDLGPKQWPSYVRVSDALPRTETFKVLKRHLSAEGTDCADPVFEIRR
- a CDS encoding TerC family protein, coding for MDVPTWVWGLTIAGIVGLLAFDFFFHVRKAHVPTLKEAAVWSALYVGIAVLFGVGVLVFGGSEAGSEYFAGYVTEKALSVDNLFVFLIIMASFRVPREDQQKVLLFGIVFALIARTGFIFLGAALINTFAWIFYLFGLILLLTAGNMLKPEGGEDSHKADNFVIRIAKKVLPATDHYDGDKLFTMQDGKRVMTPMLLVMVAIGGTDILFALDSIPAIFGLTQDVFIVFTATAFSLLGLRQLYFLIDGLLDRLIYLAYGLAAILGFIGVKLILHALHENNVPFINDGEPVPVVEVSTSLSLSVIVGVLVVTVAASLFSRKGRAQTAINNARRHATAYLDSEYTRDAAERERIFGKLLQERDQILALGPKYRQMVRDEPALMELLDRAADKHDEAVDRGQAEPFTPKGLT